Within the Nitrosococcus wardiae genome, the region CCCCCTGCGCTCATCAGGGGCAGAGTCAACCCTTTGGTGGGCAACACTCCCATATTGACCCCCAAATTGATAAAAGCCTGTAGCCCTATCCAAATCCCCAGACCATAGGCCAGATGGGCGCCAAAAGCACGGCCGGCTCGTTCCGCGGCACGGCCAATGAGCAAAACCCGATAGATGAATACAGCAAATAGAGCAATTACGGCCAAACTCCCCACCAACCCTAATTCCTCAGCCAAGACCGCATAAAGGAAGTCGGTATGGGCTTCGGGTAAATAGAACAACTTTTGAATACTGTTGCCTAAGCCAACGCCTAACCATTCGCCCCGACCAAAGGCAATTAAGGCCTGAGTCAACTGGTAGCCACTGTTGAGAGGATCGGCCCAGGGATCGAGGAAGGAAGTGAGCCGCTGCATCCGATAAGGGGAATACCAAGCCAAGGCCGCGAGACTCGTCCCCCCTACGGCGGCGAGCAATAGAAAATGCCAAAGGCGAGCGCCTCCCAAGAACAACATCCCTAACAAGGTGGCAAATAAAACCACTACCGCGCCAAAATCTGGCTCTAGCAGCAGCAACAGCCCGGCCATGGCAAATACTCCAACCGGGAAAAGAAATCCCCTGATAGTGGTACGCACCTCGGTACTACGGCGCACTAAGTAACCGGAGAGGTAAATCACCATAAACAGTTTCACCAACTCCGAAGGCTGCAAGCTGATAGGCCCGAGAGCCAGCCATCGACGACTGCCATTGACTTCTACCCCAATGCCCGGGATTAATGTCAATAGCAACAATCCCAACCCCAGCAGCAGCAGTACCGGGCCTAGCTTCTCCCAAAATGCCA harbors:
- the ftsW gene encoding putative lipid II flippase FtsW yields the protein MSRFFSARQAVGGSAPQPDFYLLGAAVALMGLGWVMVGSASVAIADSRFGQPTYYLWRQGLFLLLGLATAFGVWRIRLAFWEKLGPVLLLLGLGLLLLTLIPGIGVEVNGSRRWLALGPISLQPSELVKLFMVIYLSGYLVRRSTEVRTTIRGFLFPVGVFAMAGLLLLLEPDFGAVVVLFATLLGMLFLGGARLWHFLLLAAVGGTSLAALAWYSPYRMQRLTSFLDPWADPLNSGYQLTQALIAFGRGEWLGVGLGNSIQKLFYLPEAHTDFLYAVLAEELGLVGSLAVIALFAVFIYRVLLIGRAAERAGRAFGAHLAYGLGIWIGLQAFINLGVNMGVLPTKGLTLPLMSAGGSSSIVTCVAVALILRVDLETRFPKVARRSIK